From Wolbachia endosymbiont (group A) of Longitarsus flavicornis, the proteins below share one genomic window:
- a CDS encoding ABC transporter substrate-binding protein: MNITKVLIIIVFIVISSSAYTNCTGHKIFVHTMKQQVDSISTKGNRKNLEHVHEKLQEVIQNNVNLKEISRFVMGKYGVLTTQKEREDFLREYEVYLTRLCVKILSKYMSNSEMIIISSRAVDDETCLISTRFSYGDEEFTNIDFKVTKNNSSFLISDVVMSGISIAINQRSQFSEKIDTHGIASVIGELKCNNNL, encoded by the coding sequence ATGAATATTACTAAAGTTTTAATCATTATTGTTTTTATTGTAATTTCTTCAAGTGCTTACACTAATTGTACAGGTCACAAAATTTTTGTGCATACTATGAAACAACAAGTAGACAGCATATCTACAAAAGGAAATAGAAAAAACCTAGAGCATGTACACGAAAAGCTTCAGGAGGTCATTCAGAATAATGTTAACCTCAAAGAAATATCTCGATTTGTCATGGGAAAATATGGGGTTTTGACTACCCAGAAGGAAAGGGAAGATTTCTTAAGAGAGTATGAAGTGTATCTTACACGTTTGTGCGTTAAAATTTTATCTAAATACATGAGTAATAGTGAAATGATCATAATAAGCTCAAGAGCAGTTGACGATGAAACTTGCTTAATTAGTACAAGATTTTCTTACGGTGATGAAGAATTTACAAATATTGATTTTAAAGTTACTAAAAATAACAGTTCTTTCTTGATAAGTGATGTTGTAATGAGTGGAATAAGTATTGCTATTAATCAACGTTCTCAATTTAGTGAGAAGATTGACACGCATGGCATAGCAAGTGTGATAGGTGAATTAAAATGTAACAATAATCTATGA